The following proteins are encoded in a genomic region of Mycoplasmopsis columbinasalis:
- a CDS encoding Mbov_0121 family peptidase domain-containing ABC transporter, giving the protein MKIKQQTDEKDCGLYVLQYFANFLHNLELDINYLKLNAQYGKDGISISCLKAIAKKNNINIESYSGDFASLRELKQQDLPLAIMVTNRGLNHYVVLEKIVGDKYYIQDSVYGGKRVLNAIDLEKIYLGVILVFSSATKQQIKQLTLTNKISDLLLFKEHNALIFIAALFNLVLTFGSTFFVKIVFDIVLPQHLVSSLIAVFAIFLLINCLRFTNNFFKNFVVHKIQTQIENNLQSALLEKFYVCSQNYLHKLSINEYMRRVSFVPMIANYRANFLYSFVFELFSILGSVLILILINVSLFGIVISVLSLTIVINFLFQSKLKKTYPVYMEEQLDKLNSEMNLIGTKGTPMSFQMWNSIFKKYEQSLLKLKTREYKFFVDDNAKNLTFDLLLGNLNLIMVFVGVLFIFKQKLSTGSLMMFMTSSSFLLTPTLSITSLWAKHSLFQKQIEELNFVLNFPAQKRNGKINFARVKSIELLNLNFYFEIQKPIINIRKLLIDKSIQLVGPNGSGKSTLLNLLSQRTEPVTGLYKINGIDIKDIDYTDFNKNFIYISHSHYLPRMTVLDYVTECSPEKVEYLNQAVNNPIIVQLINDMKLNLQDTIIDGGINFSSGQRQFIMLLKLFTQKYKLILLDEAFENLALGMYSVLKELIKQEQNQALFIEVSHSKKYVSNINEVNFEKINKIK; this is encoded by the coding sequence GTGAAAATAAAACAACAAACAGATGAGAAAGACTGCGGCCTTTATGTCTTGCAATATTTTGCCAACTTTCTACACAATTTAGAATTAGATATCAATTATTTAAAATTGAATGCTCAATATGGCAAAGATGGCATTAGCATTAGTTGTTTAAAAGCTATCGCTAAGAAGAACAACATTAATATTGAATCGTATTCTGGCGATTTTGCTTCCTTACGTGAACTTAAACAACAAGATTTACCATTAGCTATTATGGTCACAAATCGAGGTTTGAACCATTATGTTGTGCTAGAAAAAATTGTTGGTGACAAATATTACATTCAAGATTCTGTTTATGGTGGTAAAAGAGTTTTAAACGCTATTGATTTAGAAAAAATTTATCTAGGAGTAATCTTAGTTTTTTCTTCGGCAACAAAACAGCAAATTAAACAGTTAACTTTAACAAACAAAATTAGCGACCTATTACTTTTTAAAGAACATAATGCATTAATCTTTATTGCGGCGCTTTTTAATTTAGTTTTAACTTTTGGTTCAACATTTTTTGTCAAAATTGTTTTCGATATAGTTTTGCCACAACATTTAGTTTCAAGTTTGATTGCAGTTTTTGCAATATTTTTACTAATTAACTGTTTGCGGTTTACTAATAATTTCTTTAAAAATTTTGTTGTCCATAAAATTCAAACGCAAATTGAAAACAACTTGCAAAGCGCATTGTTGGAAAAATTTTACGTTTGCTCACAAAATTATTTACACAAGCTTTCAATTAATGAATATATGAGAAGAGTTTCCTTTGTCCCGATGATAGCTAATTATCGAGCAAATTTTTTGTATTCATTTGTTTTTGAATTGTTTTCAATTTTAGGTTCAGTTTTAATTTTAATTTTAATAAATGTAAGTCTCTTTGGTATTGTCATTAGTGTACTTTCACTGACTATAGTCATTAATTTTTTGTTCCAAAGTAAACTTAAAAAAACATATCCAGTTTATATGGAAGAACAACTAGATAAATTGAATTCAGAAATGAATCTAATCGGAACAAAAGGTACGCCAATGAGTTTCCAAATGTGAAATTCAATATTTAAAAAATACGAACAATCGCTTCTTAAACTTAAAACAAGAGAATACAAGTTCTTTGTTGATGACAATGCTAAGAATTTAACTTTTGACTTATTGCTTGGAAATTTAAACTTAATAATGGTTTTTGTTGGTGTGTTGTTCATTTTTAAACAAAAACTTAGTACTGGTTCATTAATGATGTTTATGACTAGTTCTTCATTTTTATTAACACCAACATTATCAATAACTTCACTTTGAGCCAAACATTCATTGTTTCAAAAACAAATTGAAGAGCTTAATTTTGTTTTAAATTTCCCCGCACAAAAGCGGAATGGCAAAATTAATTTTGCAAGAGTTAAAAGTATAGAATTACTAAATTTAAATTTCTATTTTGAAATTCAAAAACCCATCATAAATATCAGAAAATTATTAATAGATAAATCAATACAACTTGTTGGCCCAAACGGAAGCGGTAAAAGTACGCTTTTAAATTTACTGAGTCAACGCACGGAACCTGTCACAGGTTTATACAAAATCAATGGTATTGATATTAAAGATATTGATTACACGGATTTTAACAAGAATTTTATTTATATTTCACATAGCCATTATTTACCTAGAATGACTGTTTTAGATTATGTTACTGAATGTAGTCCGGAAAAAGTTGAGTATTTAAACCAAGCGGTAAACAATCCAATTATTGTGCAATTAATAAATGATATGAAATTAAATTTGCAGGACACTATTATTGACGGTGGCATTAATTTTTCAAGCGGACAAAGACAATTTATTATGCTATTGAAATTATTTACGCAAAAATACAAATTAATTTTACTTGATGAAGCATTTGAAAATTTAGCTTTGGGAATGTATTCAGTTTTAAAAGAATTAATCAAACAAGAACAAAATCAAGCGTTGTTTATTGAAGTTAGTCATTCGAAAAAATATGTTTCGAACATAAACGAGGTGAATTTTGAAAAAATCAACAAAATTAAATAA
- a CDS encoding RpiB/LacA/LacB family sugar-phosphate isomerase → MSKKLVVFASDHAAVGLKKELEKYVQTKGYEVLDLGPADESQSCSYALQGHKLANYMNENEDKVAFGIGLCGTGLGISYALNRHTNIRAARVTSVADAHMAKQHNDANVLVFGGRITAPADAKAMVDEYLNTEFEGGRHQQRIKDIDNFEKY, encoded by the coding sequence ATGTCAAAAAAATTAGTCGTTTTTGCCAGCGATCATGCTGCGGTTGGATTAAAGAAAGAACTTGAAAAATATGTTCAAACTAAGGGCTATGAAGTTTTAGATTTAGGGCCAGCTGACGAAAGTCAATCTTGCTCATATGCTTTACAAGGTCATAAGTTGGCTAATTATATGAATGAAAATGAAGACAAAGTAGCTTTCGGAATCGGCTTGTGCGGTACAGGATTAGGAATTTCTTATGCACTTAACAGACACACAAATATTAGGGCAGCAAGAGTTACTTCTGTAGCCGACGCACATATGGCTAAGCAACACAACGATGCCAATGTTTTAGTTTTTGGCGGTAGAATTACAGCTCCTGCTGACGCAAAAGCAATGGTTGATGAATACTTAAACACAGAATTTGAGGGTGGTCGTCACCAACAAAGAATTAAGGACATTGATAACTTTGAAAAATACTAA
- a CDS encoding MAG3240 family lipoprotein: MLFNEEFRNAAIVFNENVFGFADYDATFHPFELYKQMNLSVFEYLFENNKDIFKLVNVENSDVFQFDSFKPTKLLNNSLAIGQLNIKKGDEIFPWFSINFTPHKHLFSGYITKNELGLLNNLKNDNYFSYYNLNVEETATGEKTVIYPNGIDANEFFETNFNDIASFIISKNINNLLLWDNSKMENTTAEYVLFNKNSFEKKLSLLFSQFVLLYWIKNNKTNSLIKGVRVKIVDPKEKGIPQKLGSVLIQVDFYDNNNESLLNQENKDKLFWITGFKGANMRMIWNKQAELKQEQNFSEYNSQPFKDKTLPYVIYYSSNDENRE, encoded by the coding sequence GTGCTTTTTAACGAAGAATTTCGAAATGCAGCAATTGTTTTTAATGAAAATGTTTTCGGTTTTGCTGATTACGACGCAACATTTCACCCTTTTGAACTTTATAAACAAATGAACTTGAGTGTTTTTGAATATTTATTTGAAAACAATAAAGACATTTTTAAATTGGTAAATGTAGAAAACTCTGATGTATTTCAATTTGATTCTTTTAAACCTACAAAGTTACTAAATAATAGTTTAGCAATTGGCCAACTAAACATTAAAAAGGGAGATGAAATTTTTCCTTGGTTTTCGATTAATTTCACACCGCACAAACACCTTTTTTCTGGCTATATTACAAAAAATGAACTTGGTCTATTAAACAACTTGAAAAATGATAATTATTTTTCTTACTACAATTTGAATGTTGAAGAAACTGCAACTGGCGAAAAGACTGTGATTTACCCTAATGGCATAGATGCCAATGAATTTTTTGAAACTAATTTTAACGACATCGCAAGTTTTATCATTTCGAAAAATATTAATAATTTATTGCTTTGAGATAATTCGAAAATGGAAAACACGACGGCTGAATACGTTCTTTTTAATAAAAATTCATTTGAGAAAAAACTTTCATTGCTGTTTTCTCAATTCGTTTTACTCTACTGAATTAAAAACAATAAAACAAATTCTTTAATTAAGGGTGTAAGAGTGAAAATTGTCGATCCTAAAGAAAAGGGTATTCCGCAAAAATTAGGTTCTGTCTTAATTCAAGTTGATTTTTATGACAACAATAACGAATCCCTTTTGAACCAAGAGAATAAAGATAAACTGTTTTGAATAACTGGTTTTAAAGGTGCGAATATGCGAATGATTTGAAACAAACAAGCGGAACTTAAACAAGAACAAAACTTTTCTGAGTATAATTCTCAACCCTTTAAAGATAAAACGTTACCATATGTGATTTATTACTCATCAAATGATGAAAATCGCGAATAA
- a CDS encoding YhjD/YihY/BrkB family envelope integrity protein, which produces MKNTKPHGNKEILTGINIRKVKSAYKQTLRTKWFSKNVLPITRKKQTWDEKIIKIILHILLRIAAPRISWKNKPKINELVNRSYNNYMRKDIVFIPISLSFYFLISFVPIITIILILLSALKYNVMFLDVILTKIIPGINSVIKFPESSDSGTQYVYLGVLAISSLWLSASGFNRFVYSQNYIYQHDYLGNWFINQLKGLVIVFCISLYLTGVIIIYLLFFESVTQSLTSSYDTNIFFYFTFSIYLFLALCLGIFLLFKLTPSFINPMHTVIPGVIVSAVPITIFITSFGYLTSIIDYNKYGIIGTFLYISLLVSTMSFFLIIGSIVNEAYYKTYYSSYTIAKKSWLFWKVKF; this is translated from the coding sequence TTGAAAAATACTAAACCACACGGTAACAAAGAAATTCTAACTGGTATAAATATACGCAAAGTTAAGTCGGCTTATAAACAAACACTTCGAACTAAGTGATTTTCTAAAAACGTCTTGCCAATCACTCGAAAAAAGCAAACTTGAGATGAAAAAATCATCAAAATTATCTTACATATTTTGTTACGGATTGCTGCACCAAGAATTTCATGAAAAAATAAACCAAAAATTAATGAATTGGTAAACCGTTCTTACAATAACTATATGCGTAAAGATATAGTATTCATTCCTATTTCGCTTTCGTTTTACTTTTTAATTTCCTTTGTGCCCATTATTACAATTATTCTTATCCTGTTGTCAGCACTAAAATATAACGTCATGTTTCTTGATGTTATTCTCACGAAGATCATTCCTGGAATTAACTCGGTAATTAAATTTCCGGAAAGCTCTGATAGCGGCACTCAATATGTTTACTTAGGTGTGCTAGCAATTTCATCTTTATGATTAAGTGCTTCTGGTTTTAACCGTTTTGTTTACAGTCAGAACTATATTTACCAACATGACTACTTAGGAAACTGATTCATCAACCAGCTCAAAGGACTAGTAATTGTCTTTTGTATTAGTTTATATTTAACGGGCGTAATCATTATTTACTTACTATTTTTTGAAAGTGTCACGCAGTCTTTAACTAGCTCTTACGATACAAACATTTTCTTTTATTTTACGTTTTCAATTTATCTCTTTTTAGCTCTTTGTTTGGGAATTTTTTTGCTTTTCAAACTAACACCAAGTTTTATTAACCCAATGCACACAGTAATTCCAGGTGTAATTGTTTCTGCTGTACCAATCACAATTTTTATTACTAGTTTTGGTTATTTAACTTCTATCATCGATTACAACAAATATGGAATTATTGGCACATTCTTGTATATTTCGCTTTTAGTTTCGACTATGAGTTTTTTCTTAATAATTGGTTCAATTGTTAATGAAGCATACTATAAAACGTATTATTCAAGTTACACGATTGCCAAAAAGAGTTGACTTTTCTGAAAAGTGAAATTTTAA